In Solidesulfovibrio fructosivorans JJ], a genomic segment contains:
- a CDS encoding polysaccharide deacetylase family protein: MRFARILALTFCLPFLAGVVTARAAGSAAVFTALWSPDVLAAGPGERKSGRLGPPDRSPPEATTFPALPPLPEALAGSIRRVNTHGEKLVALTFDLCELADQKSGYDGAVVDALRAAGAKATFFAGGKWMRSHPTRAMQLISDPLFEIGSHAWTHGNFGQLDTAEMRRQIAWTQAEYALLREKIALMAREKGISEAAIATIPAAPTLLRFPYGRCRPDALSLVASMGLAAIQWSLTTGDPDPHSTPERIVKIVLARVRPGDILIGHANGNGHGTGEALPRLLVELRKRGYRFVTVSELLAAGRPLIASDCYDFHPGDTAQYDRIFGDGTIHPRHKKGPRPQPRPEHPGQ; the protein is encoded by the coding sequence ATGCGTTTCGCCCGCATTCTTGCGCTCACCTTCTGCTTGCCGTTCCTCGCCGGGGTCGTCACGGCCCGGGCCGCGGGTTCCGCCGCCGTCTTCACCGCCCTGTGGTCCCCGGACGTCCTGGCCGCCGGGCCGGGAGAACGCAAATCGGGCCGGCTCGGGCCGCCCGACCGCTCCCCACCAGAGGCCACCACGTTTCCGGCCCTCCCGCCGCTGCCCGAGGCCCTGGCCGGCTCCATCCGCAGGGTGAACACCCATGGCGAGAAGCTCGTCGCCCTGACCTTCGACCTGTGCGAACTGGCCGACCAGAAATCCGGCTATGACGGCGCGGTGGTGGACGCGCTTCGCGCCGCCGGGGCGAAAGCCACCTTTTTCGCCGGCGGCAAGTGGATGCGTTCCCACCCGACGCGGGCCATGCAGCTCATAAGCGATCCGCTCTTCGAGATCGGCAGCCACGCCTGGACCCACGGCAATTTCGGCCAGCTCGACACGGCCGAAATGCGCCGGCAAATCGCCTGGACCCAGGCCGAGTATGCGCTGTTGCGGGAAAAAATCGCGCTGATGGCCCGGGAAAAGGGTATTTCCGAGGCGGCAATCGCCACGATTCCGGCCGCGCCGACGCTGCTGCGTTTCCCCTACGGCCGCTGCCGACCCGATGCTCTGTCCCTGGTCGCGTCCATGGGACTTGCCGCCATACAATGGAGCCTGACCACCGGCGACCCGGATCCGCACTCCACACCGGAGCGCATCGTCAAGATCGTCCTCGCCCGGGTGCGCCCCGGCGACATCCTTATCGGCCACGCCAACGGCAACGGCCACGGCACCGGGGAGGCCCTGCCGCGCCTTTTGGTGGAACTGCGAAAACGCGGCTATCGCTTCGTCACGGTCAGCGAACTGCTCGCCGCCGGACGGCCGCTCATCGCCTCGGACTGCTACGACTTCCATCCCGGCGATACGGCGCAATACGACCGCATCTTCGGCGACGGCACCATCCATCCGCGCCATAAAAAAGGGCCGCGACCGCAGCCGCGACCCGAACATCCCGGACAGTAA
- a CDS encoding helicase HerA-like domain-containing protein: MTTETAPILVARGKKDALLSPAMANRHGLVAGATGTGKTVSLRVLAEAFSERGVPVFLADVKGDLSGMAVPGGENPKIAARAEKLGLTDPPAGYPVVFWDVFGQSGHPLRTTISEMGPLLLSRLLGLNETQSGVMEIIFRAADDSGLLLLDLKDLRTMATYVGENAAGLRTRYGNVSTASVGAIQRALLALEGQGGDTFFGEPALDLDDLLQTDASGRGVVNILNAQSLLAAPKVYATMLLWLLSELFERLPEVGDPAKPKLVFFFDEAHLLFDDAPKALVEKIELTVRLIRSKGVGVYFVTQSPLDLPDTVLAQLGNRVQHALRAFTPREKKAVDAAADTFRQNPAFDAAKAITELGVGEALVSFLDGKGQPEMVERALIVPPRSRLAPLADAERQGIVRGSTLYGHYEQMVDRESAFEMLQARAQRREEETKPSRTQASPVEKLIGSMAQSAVRSIGSQIGRQIARGILGALFGGKR; this comes from the coding sequence ATGACAACCGAGACTGCCCCGATTCTCGTGGCCAGGGGAAAAAAGGACGCCCTGCTTTCGCCGGCCATGGCCAACCGCCACGGACTGGTGGCCGGAGCCACCGGCACGGGCAAGACCGTGAGCCTGCGGGTCCTGGCCGAAGCGTTTTCCGAGCGCGGGGTGCCGGTCTTTCTGGCCGACGTCAAAGGCGACCTTTCGGGCATGGCCGTGCCCGGGGGCGAAAACCCAAAGATTGCCGCCCGGGCCGAAAAGCTCGGCCTGACCGACCCGCCGGCCGGCTATCCGGTCGTTTTCTGGGACGTGTTCGGCCAGAGCGGGCATCCGCTGCGGACCACGATTTCAGAGATGGGGCCGCTGCTTTTATCGCGACTGCTTGGGCTCAATGAAACCCAGTCCGGGGTCATGGAGATCATCTTCCGCGCGGCCGACGATTCCGGGCTGCTGCTGCTCGATCTCAAGGACCTGCGCACCATGGCCACGTACGTGGGTGAAAACGCGGCCGGGCTGCGCACCCGTTACGGCAACGTGTCCACGGCCAGCGTCGGGGCCATCCAGCGGGCCCTGCTCGCCCTGGAAGGGCAAGGCGGCGACACGTTCTTCGGCGAACCGGCCCTGGACCTCGACGACCTGCTCCAGACCGACGCATCGGGCCGGGGCGTGGTCAACATCCTCAATGCCCAGAGCCTGCTCGCCGCGCCCAAGGTCTACGCCACCATGCTCCTGTGGCTGCTTTCGGAACTCTTCGAGCGCCTGCCCGAGGTCGGCGACCCGGCAAAGCCCAAGCTGGTCTTTTTCTTCGACGAGGCCCACCTGCTCTTCGACGACGCGCCCAAGGCCCTGGTCGAAAAAATCGAACTCACGGTGCGGCTCATCCGCTCCAAGGGCGTCGGGGTCTACTTCGTCACCCAGTCGCCCCTGGATCTGCCGGACACGGTGCTGGCCCAGCTCGGCAACCGGGTGCAGCACGCGCTGCGGGCCTTCACCCCACGCGAGAAAAAAGCCGTGGACGCGGCGGCCGACACCTTCCGCCAAAATCCCGCCTTCGACGCGGCTAAGGCCATCACCGAACTCGGCGTGGGCGAAGCGCTGGTGTCCTTTCTCGATGGAAAGGGGCAGCCGGAAATGGTGGAACGGGCGCTGATCGTGCCGCCGCGAAGCCGCCTTGCTCCCCTTGCCGACGCCGAACGCCAGGGAATCGTGCGGGGCTCGACGCTCTACGGACATTACGAACAAATGGTGGACCGGGAATCCGCCTTCGAAATGCTCCAGGCCAGGGCGCAGCGCCGCGAGGAAGAAACCAAGCCCTCCCGGACCCAGGCCTCGCCGGTGGAAAAACTCATCGGCTCCATGGCCCAAAGCGCCGTGCGCTCCATCGGCAGCCAGATCGGCCGCCAAATCGCCCGAGGCATCCTCGGCGCGTTATTTGGGGGGAAGAGGTAG
- a CDS encoding LutC/YkgG family protein, which produces MNEAQVRTAILSRLRAGQPKGLPRARRPLSLRRQCLDSVDFETFAAALTALGPTFELAKTPDAAKAALAAVIAKNGVKTAVRWDHPDLDAVDAAATLASADVAVLAPEDLPERVCPSLAAVDMGLTSVAYAVCATGSLILAAGKERERATPLVPRLHVALLPASKLVPDLPAVFEGLAKGPMPSAVNCVSGVSSTGDIEFVYVRGVHGPLAVHVIGLEWL; this is translated from the coding sequence ATGAACGAAGCCCAAGTGAGAACCGCCATCCTCTCCCGGCTTCGCGCCGGCCAGCCCAAGGGATTGCCGCGCGCCCGGCGTCCCCTTTCCTTGCGCCGCCAGTGCCTGGATTCGGTCGATTTCGAAACCTTCGCCGCCGCCTTGACCGCCCTTGGCCCGACCTTCGAGCTGGCCAAGACGCCGGATGCGGCCAAGGCCGCCCTGGCCGCCGTGATCGCCAAAAACGGGGTCAAAACCGCCGTGCGCTGGGACCATCCCGACCTTGACGCCGTGGATGCGGCCGCCACCCTGGCCTCGGCCGACGTGGCCGTGCTGGCCCCCGAAGACCTGCCGGAACGCGTCTGCCCGTCGCTTGCCGCCGTGGATATGGGCCTTACCAGCGTCGCCTACGCCGTGTGCGCCACAGGGAGCCTGATCCTCGCCGCCGGCAAGGAGCGGGAGCGGGCCACGCCGCTGGTGCCGCGCCTGCACGTGGCGCTGCTTCCGGCCTCAAAGCTCGTGCCCGATCTGCCGGCCGTGTTCGAGGGACTGGCCAAAGGCCCCATGCCGAGCGCCGTCAACTGCGTCTCCGGCGTCTCCAGCACCGGGGATATCGAATTCGTCTACGTGCGCGGCGTCCACGGCCCGCTGGCCGTCCATGTCATCGGTTTGGAGTGGTTGTAG
- a CDS encoding lactate utilization protein B codes for MSAGRHDFGKASADALADGESRAILDKAIFHIHALRQRSVNAMPDFTERRARAVAVREATLDRLPDLLETLEASVTAAGGIVHFAEDAPQASRLITDLLTARGVRLAVKSKSMVSEEIGLNEALAAAGIEAVETDLGEYIIQLLGQKPSHILAPALHVSKEQVSALFAAKFGRTSTDIPEMTRIARDSLRAKFLAADAGITGANIVVAETGTVMVLENEGNIRLTGSCPPVHVALMTLEKVVGSLAEAAAVLDILPPSATGQTLPVHLSLFTGARRDGERDGPREMHLVILDNGRSELLADPILRSILKCIRCGACLNVCPVYQSVGGHAYGSVYPGPMGSILSSVLKDAAGDARQPFACTHCGACAEACPAGIDHPVLLQELRRRQAAQGTDTATKGYAALARHPMLFGAAAAWARTVDPKLDRVAAMAPDGPVGRFLRGRKFPGLSKPFSRRFKALAKRLSRRGLGDKGDRS; via the coding sequence ATGAGCGCGGGCCGACACGATTTCGGCAAGGCTTCGGCCGACGCCCTGGCCGACGGCGAAAGCCGGGCCATCTTGGACAAAGCCATTTTTCACATCCACGCCCTGCGGCAACGGTCGGTCAACGCCATGCCGGATTTCACCGAGCGCCGGGCCCGGGCCGTGGCTGTACGCGAGGCGACCCTCGACCGCCTGCCCGACCTGCTCGAGACCCTGGAAGCAAGCGTCACCGCCGCCGGCGGCATCGTCCATTTCGCCGAGGACGCCCCCCAGGCGTCGCGCCTGATCACCGACCTCTTGACCGCGCGCGGCGTGCGCCTGGCGGTCAAGAGCAAGTCCATGGTCAGCGAGGAGATCGGGCTCAACGAGGCCCTGGCCGCCGCCGGCATCGAAGCCGTGGAGACCGACCTCGGCGAGTACATCATCCAGCTGCTCGGCCAGAAGCCCTCCCACATCCTGGCCCCGGCCCTGCACGTGTCCAAGGAGCAGGTTTCGGCGCTTTTCGCCGCAAAGTTCGGCCGCACCAGCACCGACATCCCGGAGATGACGCGCATTGCCCGCGACAGCCTGCGGGCCAAGTTCCTGGCCGCCGACGCCGGCATCACCGGGGCCAATATCGTCGTGGCCGAGACCGGCACGGTGATGGTGCTGGAAAACGAGGGCAACATCCGGCTTACCGGCTCCTGCCCGCCCGTTCATGTGGCGCTCATGACCCTGGAAAAGGTCGTCGGGTCCCTGGCCGAGGCGGCCGCCGTGCTCGACATCCTGCCCCCGTCCGCGACCGGCCAGACCCTGCCCGTGCACCTGTCCCTTTTCACCGGCGCGCGCCGCGACGGCGAACGCGACGGGCCCAGGGAAATGCATCTGGTCATTTTGGACAACGGTCGCTCCGAACTGCTGGCCGATCCGATCCTGCGTTCGATCCTCAAATGCATCCGCTGCGGCGCCTGCCTCAACGTCTGCCCGGTCTACCAGAGTGTGGGCGGCCATGCCTACGGCTCGGTCTACCCCGGTCCCATGGGCTCGATCCTTTCCTCGGTGCTCAAGGACGCGGCGGGCGATGCGCGGCAGCCCTTTGCCTGCACCCATTGCGGGGCCTGCGCCGAGGCCTGTCCGGCCGGCATCGACCATCCGGTGCTGCTCCAGGAGCTGCGCCGTCGACAGGCTGCCCAGGGGACCGACACGGCAACCAAAGGCTATGCCGCATTAGCCCGCCATCCCATGCTTTTCGGCGCAGCGGCGGCCTGGGCCCGGACCGTCGACCCCAAGCTCGACCGCGTCGCGGCCATGGCCCCGGACGGGCCGGTAGGCAGGTTTTTGCGCGGCCGAAAATTTCCGGGCCTGTCGAAGCCCTTTTCCAGGCGTTTCAAGGCCCTGGCCAAACGCCTGTCCCGGCGGGGGCTGGGCGACAAGGGAGATCGGTCATGA